TGCATAATCCAGTCTGCCGTTGCCGGACAGGGTCTCGATGCCCAGGCTCTTCAGGTAGTCTGCCCACTGTCCGAAATTCTGCGTCGTGACAGGGATGTTCAGGCCGGTGGCCGAGGCCGTGGCAAAAAACGGGATCGGGTTTTGCTGGTCAAAGGCAGTGATCTGCACTGTGTCGGCCTGGACATGCTGGCCCGAGGGGAAGAGCGCGTCGACCCCGTTCAGGGTCACTGTGTGGTCCAGGATGTTCACGGACAGGTCGGCATAGGAGAAGGCCAGGCCGGGCGTTTCCGCCACGGCGTGGGACAGTTCCTTGTCCACCTCGGAATTGACGTACCATTGCAGTCCGAAAATGCATAAAGCCACGAAGAGGAGAAAAGAGAAGAGAAATTTTAAGAATCCCGACACGGCTACATCTCCCGGAGTCCGGTGACCGAGGCCACGGCCTTGATCCCTTTCTTTTCGCCGGTGAAACCGAGCTTTTCCTCGGTGGTGGCCTTGAAGTTGACCTGGTGCGGTTCCAGTCCGAGCAGGCGGCAGATATTCTTGGCAATCTGTGCCGCATGGGGCGCGAGCCTGGGCACCTGGGTGATGACGGTCAGGTCAACATGCACTATGCGCGTTCCGGCCTGTTCGGCCATGATCAGGACTTCCCGCAGCAGCACGGCGCTGTCGGCGTTCTTGAATTTGGGGTTCGTGTCCGGGAAGTGGCTGCCGATGTCCCCGCCTCCAAAGGTGCCGAGGATGGCGTCGGCCAGGGCGTGCAGCAGCACATCCCCGTCCGAGTGGGCCACGATGGTCGGACCGCCGGGGATGGGCACGCCACCGAGTACGAACGGACGGTCATTGTCTCCGCCGAAGCGATGGACGTCGTATCCCCAGCCTACGCACGGGGTCGGTGTTTTTGTCTCTTTCAGACGTTTCAGGTCTTCGGGGACCGTAATCTTGATGTTGGCCGCCTCGCCCCGGATGACCGTGACAGGGGCCAACCGCTCCACCATGGAGGCGTCGTCGGTGACTTCCCATCCTTCTGTATCGGCGCGGTCGTGCGCTTCCCTGAGAATCCGGGCATCAAAGGCCTGGGGTGTCTGCACTGCAGCCAGTTCCGCCCGGTTCAGGGTTTCGGTCACGGTGCTGCCGTCCACCCGTTTGACGGTATCCGTCACCGGGATGGCGGGAACGACACCCTGAGCGCCTTCACGAAGGGCATCGATAAGGTTGGTGATGATGCGGGCGGAGACAAAGGGCCGGGCCGAGTCGTGAACCAGCACGCCTTCGCACTTTGCCGGGAGGCCGCTCAGGGCGTTGCGGACCGAGTCCTGCCGCCTGGCGCCGCCGGGCACCACCGTCCACTTCACGCCGAGGTCTTCGGCCTTGAAATACTGCTTGAGCCGCTTTTCCATGGATGGGGTATCGTCGGGAGGAAAGACGAACACCAGTCCGTCGATGGCCGCCACCCGCGAGAACGTCCGGGCGCAATGCCAGAACAGGGGGGCAGCCTTGTACTCAAGGTATTGTTTGCGCTCGCCGCCAACGGCCTCGGCCAAACGTGTGCCCGAGCCTGCTGCCAGGATGATGCCCCAAATATTGTTCATCGTGCGGTCCATGCGTCAACCTGTACGGTTATTGAAAAATGGCCGCACGGGGGAGGGGGTGCCTCCCCCGCGCGGTATAGCAAGTTGGAGCCGATCATAAGCCGGGTCCTGTTCCCCTTTCGGGGTGGTCATCATTCATCTAGACCGGCTGTTACCAGCCGGTTCAAGCAACCAACCCGACAGCTCGACCGGGCCGGTCTCAAACGCTGTCCTATTCGGTCTTGCTCCGGACGGAGTTCACCTGGCCTGCCGCGTCACCGCGACAGCCGGTGGGCTCTTACCCCACCGTTTCACCCTTACCTCCGGTTTCCCGGAGGCGGTCTGCTTTCTGTTGCACTTGACGGGGATCACTCCCCCTGGGGGTTACCCAGCGTCCTGCCCTGCGGAGCCCGGACTTTCCTCCCCGATCAATGATCGCGGCGATGACCTGTCCGACTCCAAACTTGTGTTTTCTCGGTCTATTCGGCTGTTTCCGGTTCCAGGTGAGCCTGCCAGTAAATCAGCCTTTGGCAGTTGGGGCAGCTCAGAATCTGATGCCCTTTCTGCAAATCGTTGTAGGACTGCGGCGGAATCATGATGTTGCAGCCCTTGCACACACCCCCGGCCACCGGCACGATGACCGGATTTTCCATGCGCTCGCGAATGAATTCGTAGCGGCCCAGGATCGGCGGCGGCACGGCTTTGCAGGCCTTTTTGCGCTTGCGGTTCAGGCTGTCCAGTTTTTTGTTGGCCTGGGCCAGACGTTCGTCCAGGGTGGTCTTGAGGGCACTGTACTGCTCTTTGACTCCGCTTGTTTCCTGGTTCAGGGCTTCCGTGGCTTCGTTCTGGCGCAGCAGTTCTTCGCGCACGGCTTCCTGTTCGTCGTCACGCATACGGTTGAGCTTTTCCAGAGAATCCATTTCGCGCATCATTGCGTGGTATTCCTTGGTGTTGCCGACCATCATCAGCTTGTTCTTGGATTTCTTGATCCTGCCGGCGTCTTCTTCGATCTCGACAGCCAGTTTTTTCTTCTGTTCTTTGAGGATGCTCAATTTTTCCTCAATCTGATCGCGGCGATCATTGAATTTGCCCATCTGGGCCTCAAGGTCCAAGAGCTCCTTGGGGGCCTGTTCGATTTCGTCCCGGATGGTGAGGAGATCATCGTCAACTTCCTGAAGGACTATCAATTGTTCAATCTGTTTCTGATACATGGGTTAACCTCTCTATCTATTAGAAATCACGAAAAAGTATTTCCATTCGTTATCTTGATACGTGCACCCTGAAAGGGTCCAGGCCTT
This window of the Pseudodesulfovibrio sp. S3 genome carries:
- the ispD gene encoding 2-C-methyl-D-erythritol 4-phosphate cytidylyltransferase — its product is MNNIWGIILAAGSGTRLAEAVGGERKQYLEYKAAPLFWHCARTFSRVAAIDGLVFVFPPDDTPSMEKRLKQYFKAEDLGVKWTVVPGGARRQDSVRNALSGLPAKCEGVLVHDSARPFVSARIITNLIDALREGAQGVVPAIPVTDTVKRVDGSTVTETLNRAELAAVQTPQAFDARILREAHDRADTEGWEVTDDASMVERLAPVTVIRGEAANIKITVPEDLKRLKETKTPTPCVGWGYDVHRFGGDNDRPFVLGGVPIPGGPTIVAHSDGDVLLHALADAILGTFGGGDIGSHFPDTNPKFKNADSAVLLREVLIMAEQAGTRIVHVDLTVITQVPRLAPHAAQIAKNICRLLGLEPHQVNFKATTEEKLGFTGEKKGIKAVASVTGLREM
- a CDS encoding C4-type zinc ribbon domain-containing protein, producing MYQKQIEQLIVLQEVDDDLLTIRDEIEQAPKELLDLEAQMGKFNDRRDQIEEKLSILKEQKKKLAVEIEEDAGRIKKSKNKLMMVGNTKEYHAMMREMDSLEKLNRMRDDEQEAVREELLRQNEATEALNQETSGVKEQYSALKTTLDERLAQANKKLDSLNRKRKKACKAVPPPILGRYEFIRERMENPVIVPVAGGVCKGCNIMIPPQSYNDLQKGHQILSCPNCQRLIYWQAHLEPETAE